The DNA sequence ATGAGATAAGGGATTAAAAATGTGCCTTCTTTTATAGGGGCTCTTTAATACTTAATCCTGTAGATTTTGCCATCATAGGCGAGGGTTTGGGGGAAAGGAAAACTTTTATCCGAAAAAGTTTTCCTTTCCCCCTAATTTTTAGAAGGGCCTATCAGCCAAATACTTGTATTCTTGCCACTGCCTCTTAGCCTTAGCAACAGCCTTATCCAAGAGCATTTGAGCTCTTGCAGGATCGGCGTTCTTTAAGGTCTTAAAGCGGACTTCTTTGTACATAAAGTCGGCAAGATTAAAGTCGGGTTCCTTGCTGTCAAGCTGGAAGGGGTTTTTGCCCTGCTCGACAAGTCTCGGATCGTATCTGTACAAGGGCCATAAACCGCAAGAAACAGCTTCTTTTTGGTTTGTCATACCCTTTGTCATGTTGATACCGTGGTTGATACAATGACTGTAAGCGATGATAATCGAAGGTCCGTCATAGCTTTCGGCTTCGCGAAAGGCTTTGATTACCTGACTCATGTTTGCACCCATAGAAATATGAGCGACATAGACATAGCCGTAACTTATCGCCATCATGCCTAAGTCTTTTTTGCTTACTTCCTTACCTGAAGCGGCAAATTTTGCAACTGCACCGATAGGTGTAGCTTTTGACATCTGTCCGCCGGTATTCGAGTAAACTTCAGTATCCATTACAAGAACATTGATATTTTTACCGGAAGCAAGAACGTGGTCCAAACCGCCGTATCCGATATCGTAGGCCCATCCGTCTCCTCCGAGGATCCAAACGGAGCGTTTGATAAAGTGGTCTGTTAAAGAATCCAGCTCTTTAGCCAATTCATCCTTTGAACCTGCCAATTCTTTTTTAAGCTCTGCAACAAAGGCTCTCTGGTCTTCAATAGCTGCATCATCTTCTTGAGCGTTATTGAGAATCTTGTCGATTACGCCGGCTGCAATACCCTTTGCTTTTACCTTAGCGGCAACTTCGCGGGCATAAACTGCGAGCTTATCGCTTGTCAACCTCATACCGTAACCGAATTCTGCTGCGTCCTCAAACAAGGAGTTAGACCAAGCCGGGCCTCTTCCGTCACATCGTTTTGTATAAGGTGTTGTGGGCAGGTTTCCTCCATAGATTGAAGAACAACCTGTTGCGTTTGCAATAACGGCTCTGTCTCCGAAAAGCTGTGAAAGGAGCTTTACATAAGGTGTTTCACCGCAGCCTGCACATGCGCCTGAGAACTCGAAGAGAGGCCTCTTCATACCGATACCCTTGGGAACGCTCAAATTAAGCTTCTTTACATCAGGATCAGGAATATCGTTAAAGAAGAAGTTCCAGCTTGCAACTTCCTGCTTTCTGTGTTCAACAAAGCTTTCCATATTGATGGCTTTAATTTCGGGATTTTCCTTGGACTTTGCAGGGCACTGCTGAACGCAAAGACCGCAGCCTGTACAATCTTCCGATGAAACTTGAATTGTAAATTTGGCTCCTTCAAATTCCTTGCCCTTATAATCGCAGGATTTAAAGCCCTGGGGTGCCTTTGCCAAAAGTGAGCTGTCATAAGCCTTCATTCGGATACAGGCATGGGGACAAACCATGACACACTGACCGCACTGAATACAGATATCGCTCTTCCAAATCGGAATATGTTCTGCGATAGCTCTCTTTTCATATTGAGTGGTAGCTGTCGGGAAGGTTCCGTCTTCGGGCATTTCGCTAACTCTTATATCATCACCTTTTTGGATAGCAACCTTGCCTAAAACATTCTTTACGAATTCGGGAGCATCGCCTGTGATTGCAGGGTGCATCTTGAGCTTGCTTGTTGCTGTCTTGGGATAATCAACCTTTTCAACTCCCTCAAGAGCCATATCTATTGTCGTAATATTCTTTTGAACGATTTCCGGGCCTTTTTTTCCATAGGACTTTTCAATGAATTTTTTGATTAGGTCTACGGCTTCGGCTTCAGGCAATATTCCGAAGATTTTGAAAAAGGCGGTTTGCATAACAACGTTAATTCGGTTGCCCATTCCGGCTTTTTCTGCAATCTTGATAGCATCGATTACATAGAATTTAGCTTCTTTTTCGATAATCTGCTTTTGAACTTCGATGGGCATATTGTCCCAGATTTCGTTCTTTCCGTAAGGAGCATTCAAAAGGAAGGTTCCGCCTTTTTTAAGGCTGTGGAGCATATCGTATGTTTCAAGATAGCTGAACTTGTGGCATGCAACGAAGTCCGCATTTGTAATTAAGTAGGGCTTTCGGATTGCGTGTTTTCCGAATCGGAGGTGCGAAATCGTAAAACCGCCCGACTTTTTACTGTCGTATGAGAAGTAGGCTTGTGCCTTATTTTCTGTGGCTTCACCGATAATCTTAATAGAGTTTTTATTGGCACCTACAGTACCGTCGGAACCCAAACCGAAGAACATAGCCTGATGCATGTCCTTATCTTCAAGTTTAAAGTTGGGGTCATATTTGATGCTGGTCTTTGTAACATCATCTTCGATACCTACGGAGAAGTTGGTCTTCTTTTCGCCTTCAAGGTTGTCGAATACACCTTTAACCATGGCCGGTGTAAATTCTTTTGAACCTAGACCGTAACGTCCGCCGATGATAACGGGATAATGAGTAAAGGGGCATTTTTTTGCAGCCTGCATTTCGCCGATAGCTGTTCTTACATCTTCGTAGAGGGGTTCGCCCAAGGAGCCTGCTTCCTTACATCTGTCGAGAACTGCAATTCCTTTTACTGTGGCAGGAATAGCTTTTACAAAATGCTCGGCACTGAATGGCCTGTAAAGCCTTACTTTAATAACACCGTATTTTCCGCCCTTGGAATTAAGTTCATCTACCGTTTCTTCAACAGTATCAGCACCTGAACCCATGAGGATTATGATTTGCTCGGCATCTTTTGCTCCGTAGTAGTCATAAAGGTGATATTGTCTTCCTGTAAGTTTTGCATACTTATCCATTTGTTTTTGAACAATTTCGGGAGTAGCAAGATAGTATTTATTTACGGCTTCTCTGCCTTGGAAGTAAATATCGGGGTTTTGAGCTGTTCCGCGAAGTTCGGGATTTTCAGGGCTTAAACCGCGTTTTCGGTGAGCTCGAACAAGCTCATCGCTTACCATTTGGCGCATAATGTCATAAGAAACTTCTTCAATTTTTTGAATTTCGTGAGAAGTTCTAAATCCGTCAAAGAAGTGGAGGAAGGGAACTCTTGCTTCCAATGTGGCTGCATGAGAAATAATGGCAAGGTCCATAACTTCCTGAACCGAGTTGGATGCCAACATAGCCCAACCTGTCTGGCGGCAGGCCATTACGTCCTGATGATCTCCGAAGATTGAAAGAGCACTGCAAGCTACGGCTCGGGCAGCAATGTGGAAAACAGTGCTGGTCAACTCGCCGGCTATTTTGTACATATTCGGAATCATTAAGAGCAAGCCCTGAGATGCGGTAAATGTTGAAGAGAGAGCTCCTGTGGTCAAGGCTCCGTGTACGGCACCTGCAGCACCTCCTTCGGATTGAAGCTCAACAACATCGGGGACAGTACCCCAAATATTTTCTCTTCCGCGGGCTGAATATTCATCAGCGACCTCACCCATCGGACTTGACGGTGTGATCGGGTAAATGGCAATTACCTCGCTTAAAGCGTGGGCAACGTGACCGGCAGCAGTATTACCGTCGATCATTACAAGTTTTTTTTCTTGGCTCATAAAAACCGTCCTTATAAAAGTATTAGGGATTATTCAAGTCTATTACAAAGAGAAAATATGATTAAAAAGCATACTGCGTATAATGGAAATGAACAGTCCTCAAAGAAAGAATATCATAAAACGAATATTTTTTCAAGTGTCCGCATTGTAATAACTTAACGGGTGCTCCGTTGCCGGTCATTCACAGTCCAGCCGGCCTTCATTTATATAAAGGAGCCTGTCACAAAATTGTTCCGCTAAAATTTTATCGTGACTGATAAAAAGATAGCTTGATTGATGTGTATTTTGATATTCTTTTAACAAATGGATAATTTGTGCTTGGCTTACGCTGTCCAACATTCCCGTCGGCTCATCTAAGACAATCAGTTGAGGTGTAATGGAAAGAATCCTTGCTAAAGCCAAACGCTGTAATTCTCCGCCGCTCAATTCCCTCGGGTAGCGGTAAAGATGTTCTTCCCTTAAGCCCAATTCTTTTATATCCCGAATAATTTTCTCCGTTCCTTTTTCTTTTAAATAAATACGGTACGGTTCTTTTAGGCTCTCTATGATGTGCAGTTTGGGGTTAAAAGATATTTCTGGATGCTGAAAAAGGATTTGAATTTTGCGTCTTGTTTCCCGTTTAACGGGATATTTGAGCGGAAGGTTTTCAAAAAACATTTCTCCTTTTGACGGCATTATTAAACCGGTTATAATTTGTCCGATAGTTGTTTTACCGCTTCCGCTGTCCCCGATCAAGCCGACGGTTTCTTTTTTATTTATGTAAAAACTGATATTTTTAATTGCTTCAAAATCTTTTTTGCGGGCATTTTTATATGTTTTAGAAATGTTTTTAAGTTCAAGCATATTTCCAGCACCTTACTTTCCTGTTTTTTTCTATTTCTATCATGGGAGGGGTTTGTTTGCATTTTTCAAAGGCATATTCACAGTTGGGTGCATATCTGCATCCTGTTTCATAAACGGGACGTTGCATACTTTTTGCCTTATACTGTAGACCGTTTTCCGGCATTGCTCTTATTATATCTTCGGTATATGGGTGATAAGGTTTTGCAAATACTTCTTCGGTCAATCCTATTTCTACACTATATGAAGAATGCATAACGCATAGTTTTTTGCTTATGTTTTTTGCAAAGTTAAGGTCATGAGTAACGCAGACATAGGTTTCTTCTTTTAAGAGTTTAAATGCTTGTTCAACCATTTTAAGCCGTCTTGAGTCTAAGCCCTTTGTAGGCTCATCGGCAAATATTAAATGAGCTCCTGCGGAAATGCCCATTGCAATCATAGCCCGTTGCTTCATTCCGCCGCTGTAAGTGTGAGGATATTGAACGGCCCGTTCTTCTTCATTACCTAAATTGAATTTATGTAAAAGGTTTACGGCTTCTGCTTCCGCATTTTTTTTGGAATAACCGTAGTGAATTATAAGAGGTTCTCCTACTTGATAGCCCACTTTAAGAAGCGGATTTAAAGAGTTTCCGCTGCCTTGAGGAATGTAGGATATTTCTTTACCTCTGATGGTGTTTAAAGTTCTGCGGTCAAGGTTTAACAGATTCCGATTCTTAAAAAAAGCTGAACCCTGTACCGTTGCATTTTTAGGTAAAAGTTTTAATACCGCTAAAAGCATAACGCTTTTTCCGCTCCCCGTTTCACCTATAACTGCAATTTTGTCTCCTTCAAAAATATCTAAATTAAAATCTTGAAGAACTTGAGGAGCATTCTTTGAACCGAATGAAACGCTTAAGTTTTCTATTTTGAGAAGAGGAAGCTCAGCTAAGTTTATTTCAGTATTATTCATTTTTTGTGCCGTAATATCCTATAAGCATAAAACCTAAAACGGTAACCGAGATACAGATAATCGGAGGCAGGTACCACCATATTTGTCCGCGCAAAATACTGTGTCTAAAAAAAGCGTACCGCAAAATTGCTCCCCATGATTTTTCGCCGTAGGTTCCTAGCCCTAAAAAACTTAAACCCGATTCCGTTACCATCGCTGCCGAAACGGAAAGTACGCCGCGTATAAGTATTATATCTTTAAGGTTCGGCAATATGTGTTTAAACATAATGACAAAATCGGGGACTCCCAAGGCTTTTTCTATTTTTATAAAAGGCTGTTCCGCAATTTCTTTTGTTTTTGCACGCAGGATTCGTGCGGTTCCCGTCCAAGAAGTAATGCTCATAGCGATAATCAAGTTCCATTTTCCGGGTTTCATAAACGCCACCAACAAGACCGTCAAAGGCAGCCCAGGAACAGACATTGCAATATTGGTAAGCACTGTTATAAGTCTATCGATAATACCGCCGTAATATCCTGAAAGCAGGGCAAAAACAACACCGATACCGGTAATAGTAATTGCCGCAAAAAAACCTACAAAAAGGGAAACTCGAGCACCGTACACCAGCTCGCTTAAAATATCCTGTCCGACATCATTCGTTCCTAAAAGGTGATCAAAACAAGGCTTTTCATAAATATTTCCCATTTCATACGGATCATACGGAGCGATAAAGGGTGCGAAAATTGCAATAATAGCTGCCGTCAAAACAATCATAATCCCCGCCTTAAAAGAATACGGCATTTTTTTTATATTTAAAAATTGTGTCATTGCTCATCCCTTACACGCGGGTCTATTATGATATTGACAATATCGCTGATCCAGTTTGCAGCGACAACGCTTACCGCCGAAATTAAAAAACACAGTTGAGCTGTCGGAAAATCGCGCCTGCTTACCGCGTCAAACATAAGGGAACCCATTCCTTTCCAGCCGAAAATAACTTCAACTATCATCGCTCCCGATAAAAGCCAACCCAGCTGAATTGAAAGAGATGTTGAATACGGAAGCAGTGCGTTGCATAAAACGTGGCGGAATAACACTTTTTTATCTTCCAATCCTTTTGATTCCGCAGTTATTAAATAATCTTCGTTACAGATTTGAGAAACGGAGCTTTTCATAAGCATAAAATTTCCTGCCGTACGCGAAAGAACTAAAATGATAAGCGGTAATGCCATATGGCTTAATAAACTCCAAATCCGCTCCATCCCCGAAAGCCCCGGTCCTACCATTCCGTTTATAGGAAATATTTTAAGCTTGTACGAAAATATGATGAGAAAAATCAAGCCTATACAGTTCGATGGAATTGTGTTTACAAACAAAAAAAACGGAGTCGTAATGCGGTCGAAAATTCCTTTTGTCCGCCACCCTGCAAGAGTTCCCAAAACAGCCCCTAAAATTCCGCCCAAAATCCACGTGGGAATAGAAAGCAGTAAAGTGCTTTTTGCCGCCCTCAAAACGTTTTCTGAAACGGGCTGATGATTCGAATGAGCTCGTCCAAAATCGAGCGTTGCAATACATTTTAAATATTTTTTATATTGCACCCATAACGAATCATCAAGTCCGAATTTTAATTTTAATGC is a window from the Treponema denticola genome containing:
- the nifJ gene encoding pyruvate:ferredoxin (flavodoxin) oxidoreductase; amino-acid sequence: MSQEKKLVMIDGNTAAGHVAHALSEVIAIYPITPSSPMGEVADEYSARGRENIWGTVPDVVELQSEGGAAGAVHGALTTGALSSTFTASQGLLLMIPNMYKIAGELTSTVFHIAARAVACSALSIFGDHQDVMACRQTGWAMLASNSVQEVMDLAIISHAATLEARVPFLHFFDGFRTSHEIQKIEEVSYDIMRQMVSDELVRAHRKRGLSPENPELRGTAQNPDIYFQGREAVNKYYLATPEIVQKQMDKYAKLTGRQYHLYDYYGAKDAEQIIILMGSGADTVEETVDELNSKGGKYGVIKVRLYRPFSAEHFVKAIPATVKGIAVLDRCKEAGSLGEPLYEDVRTAIGEMQAAKKCPFTHYPVIIGGRYGLGSKEFTPAMVKGVFDNLEGEKKTNFSVGIEDDVTKTSIKYDPNFKLEDKDMHQAMFFGLGSDGTVGANKNSIKIIGEATENKAQAYFSYDSKKSGGFTISHLRFGKHAIRKPYLITNADFVACHKFSYLETYDMLHSLKKGGTFLLNAPYGKNEIWDNMPIEVQKQIIEKEAKFYVIDAIKIAEKAGMGNRINVVMQTAFFKIFGILPEAEAVDLIKKFIEKSYGKKGPEIVQKNITTIDMALEGVEKVDYPKTATSKLKMHPAITGDAPEFVKNVLGKVAIQKGDDIRVSEMPEDGTFPTATTQYEKRAIAEHIPIWKSDICIQCGQCVMVCPHACIRMKAYDSSLLAKAPQGFKSCDYKGKEFEGAKFTIQVSSEDCTGCGLCVQQCPAKSKENPEIKAINMESFVEHRKQEVASWNFFFNDIPDPDVKKLNLSVPKGIGMKRPLFEFSGACAGCGETPYVKLLSQLFGDRAVIANATGCSSIYGGNLPTTPYTKRCDGRGPAWSNSLFEDAAEFGYGMRLTSDKLAVYAREVAAKVKAKGIAAGVIDKILNNAQEDDAAIEDQRAFVAELKKELAGSKDELAKELDSLTDHFIKRSVWILGGDGWAYDIGYGGLDHVLASGKNINVLVMDTEVYSNTGGQMSKATPIGAVAKFAASGKEVSKKDLGMMAISYGYVYVAHISMGANMSQVIKAFREAESYDGPSIIIAYSHCINHGINMTKGMTNQKEAVSCGLWPLYRYDPRLVEQGKNPFQLDSKEPDFNLADFMYKEVRFKTLKNADPARAQMLLDKAVAKAKRQWQEYKYLADRPF
- a CDS encoding ABC transporter ATP-binding protein, yielding MLELKNISKTYKNARKKDFEAIKNISFYINKKETVGLIGDSGSGKTTIGQIITGLIMPSKGEMFFENLPLKYPVKRETRRKIQILFQHPEISFNPKLHIIESLKEPYRIYLKEKGTEKIIRDIKELGLREEHLYRYPRELSGGELQRLALARILSITPQLIVLDEPTGMLDSVSQAQIIHLLKEYQNTHQSSYLFISHDKILAEQFCDRLLYINEGRLDCE
- a CDS encoding ABC transporter ATP-binding protein, with the protein product MNNTEINLAELPLLKIENLSVSFGSKNAPQVLQDFNLDIFEGDKIAVIGETGSGKSVMLLAVLKLLPKNATVQGSAFFKNRNLLNLDRRTLNTIRGKEISYIPQGSGNSLNPLLKVGYQVGEPLIIHYGYSKKNAEAEAVNLLHKFNLGNEEERAVQYPHTYSGGMKQRAMIAMGISAGAHLIFADEPTKGLDSRRLKMVEQAFKLLKEETYVCVTHDLNFAKNISKKLCVMHSSYSVEIGLTEEVFAKPYHPYTEDIIRAMPENGLQYKAKSMQRPVYETGCRYAPNCEYAFEKCKQTPPMIEIEKNRKVRCWKYA
- a CDS encoding ABC transporter permease is translated as MIVLTAAIIAIFAPFIAPYDPYEMGNIYEKPCFDHLLGTNDVGQDILSELVYGARVSLFVGFFAAITITGIGVVFALLSGYYGGIIDRLITVLTNIAMSVPGLPLTVLLVAFMKPGKWNLIIAMSITSWTGTARILRAKTKEIAEQPFIKIEKALGVPDFVIMFKHILPNLKDIILIRGVLSVSAAMVTESGLSFLGLGTYGEKSWGAILRYAFFRHSILRGQIWWYLPPIICISVTVLGFMLIGYYGTKNE
- a CDS encoding ABC transporter permease — its product is MYLVGQEEYYYLLDQYPAELEALKLKFGLDDSLWVQYKKYLKCIATLDFGRAHSNHQPVSENVLRAAKSTLLLSIPTWILGGILGAVLGTLAGWRTKGIFDRITTPFFLFVNTIPSNCIGLIFLIIFSYKLKIFPINGMVGPGLSGMERIWSLLSHMALPLIILVLSRTAGNFMLMKSSVSQICNEDYLITAESKGLEDKKVLFRHVLCNALLPYSTSLSIQLGWLLSGAMIVEVIFGWKGMGSLMFDAVSRRDFPTAQLCFLISAVSVVAANWISDIVNIIIDPRVRDEQ